A DNA window from Camelina sativa cultivar DH55 chromosome 13, Cs, whole genome shotgun sequence contains the following coding sequences:
- the LOC104738369 gene encoding long chain acyl-CoA synthetase 5-like produces MPNVVLADKVWVYGNSFESFLVPVANPAQQTLERWAVENGVNGDFNSICQNAKAKAFILGDLLKGFEIIKAVHLEPVAFDMERDLLSPTYKKKRPQLLKYYQSVIDEVYKTTKEGQASGQ; encoded by the exons ATGCCAAATGTCGTATTGGCAgacaaa gtaTGGGTGTATGGAAACAGCTTTGAGTCCTTCCTTGTCCCAGTTGCTAACCCGGCCCAGCAAACTCTTGAACGATGGGCCGTGGAGAATGGAGTAAATGGAGACTTCAACTCCATCTGCCAAAACGCAAAGGCAAAAGCATTCATACTTGGCGATCTC TTGAAGGGTTTTGAGATCATTAAAGCTGTTCATCTAGAACCAGTTGCTTTCGACATGGAAAGAGATCTTCTTAGTCCAACTTACAAAAAGAAGAGGCCTCAATTGCTCAAATACTATCAg AGTGTGATAGATGAAGTGTACAAGACAACAAAGGAAGGTCAAGCTTCCGGACAGTAG
- the LOC104738370 gene encoding probable protein phosphatase 2C 54, with protein MKSDITPPILTEDGDCSENKRVRVADPGCTVGGEDRPVKLPKIEDDGDVGTSGGGTQVLVDALMADVAINDKDGRTNAVHGVVSVMGRQRAMTTAVSTVVDEIPSYDIFGIFDGLRLAKFFEDRLRRLVKEEVKACYGCGAAADWNKVMRSCFSETVGTVGTTAEEAVVTIVGKEEVIVLCRGGARVVLYSQGGVALPLCHIHHHKVVFCCI; from the exons ATGAAATCGGACATCACTCCACCAATACTCACCGAAGATGGCGACTGCAGCGAGAATAAGAGAGTAAGAGTTGCTGATCCGGGATGTACCGTTGGCGGCGAGGACAGACCTGTGAAATTACCAAAAATCGAAGACGACG GGGATGTTGGGACATCAGGAGGAGGAACACAAGTTTTAGTCGATGCACTTATGGCTGACGTGGCAATCAACGATAAAGACGGCAGAACAAACGCCGTCCACGGAGTAGTCTCAGTCATGGGACGGCAGAGAGCTATGACAACCGCCGTTTCCACCGTTGTCGACGAGATTCCGTCTTATGACATTTTCGGAATTTTTGACGGTCTTAGGCTCGCTAAATTCTTCGAGGACAGGCTGCGTCGGCTCGTGAAGGAGGAGGTAAAAGCATGCTACGGCTGTGGGGCGGCGGCGGACTGGAATAAAGTTATGAGATCGTGTTTTTCGGAAACGGTGGGGACAGTGGGGACAACCGCGGAAGAAGCGGTGGTTACGATTGTCGGAAAAGAAGAGGTGATTGTTCTGTGCCGTGGCGGTGCAAGGGTGGTTCTTTACTCTCAAGGCGGTGTAGCTTTGCCTCTATGCCATATTCATCATCACAAGGTAGTGTTTTGTTGCATTTAA